The proteins below come from a single Balaenoptera musculus isolate JJ_BM4_2016_0621 chromosome 1, mBalMus1.pri.v3, whole genome shotgun sequence genomic window:
- the TTC39A gene encoding tetratricopeptide repeat protein 39A isoform X10: MVYATYIYMKAAYLSMFGKEDYKPFGDDEVELFRAVPGLKLKIAGKSLPTEKFAIRKSRRYLSPKPISLPIPALEMMYIWNGYAVIGKQPELTDGILEIITKAEELLEKGPENEYSVDDECLVKLLKGLCLKYLGRVQEAEENFRSISANEKRIKYDHYLIPNALLELALLFMEQGRNEEAIKLLETAKQNYKNYSMESRTHFRIQAATLQAKSSLENGNRSMVSSMPL, from the exons ATGGTCTAT GCCACCTACATCTACATGAAGGCCGCCTACCTCAGCATGTTTGGGAAGGAGGACTACAAGCCGTTCGGGGATGACGAAGTGGAGTTGTTTAG AGCTGTGCCGGGCCTGAAACTCAAGATTGCTGGGAAATCTCTACCCACAGAGAAGTTTGCCATCCGGAAGTCCAGACGCTACCTCTCCCCAAAACCTATCTCATTGCCCATCCCTGCTCTG gaaaTGATGTACATTTGGAATGGCTACGCTGTGATTGGGAAGCAGCCGGAACTCACAGACGGGATACTTGAGATTATCACCAAGGCTGAAGAGTTGCTGGAAAAGGGCCCAG AGAATGAGTACTCAGTGGATGATGAGTGCTTGGTGAAGCTGCTGAAAGGCCTGTGTCTGAAATATCTGGGCCGTGTCCAGGAGGCCGAGGAGAATTTCAGGAGCATCTCTGCCAA CGAAAAGAGGATTAAATACGACCACTACTTGATCCCAAATGCCCTGCTGGAGCTGGCCCTGCTGTTTATGGAGCAAGGCAGAAATGAAGAGGCTATCAAACTCTTGGAAACTGCCAA GCAAAATTATAAGAATTATTCCATGGAATCCAGGACACATTTTCGAATCCAGGCAGCCACACTCCAAGCCAAGTCTTCCCTAGAGAATGGCAACAGATCCATGGTTTCATCAATGCCCTTGTAG
- the TTC39A gene encoding tetratricopeptide repeat protein 39A isoform X9 — protein sequence MLPTRILRLLEFVGFSGNKDYGLLQLEEGASGHSFRAVLCVMLLLCYHTFLTFVLGTGNVNIAEAEKLLRPYLKRYPKGAIFLFFAGRIEAIKGNVDAAIRRFEECCEAQQHWKQFHHMCYWELMWCFTYKGQWKMAYFYADLLSKENSWSKATYIYMKAAYLSMFGKEDYKPFGDDEVELFRAVPGLKLKIAGKSLPTEKFAIRKSRRYLSPKPISLPIPALEMMYIWNGYAVIGKQPELTDGILEIITKAEELLEKGPENEYSVDDECLVKLLKGLCLKYLGRVQEAEENFRSISANEKRIKYDHYLIPNALLELALLFMEQGRNEEAIKLLETAKQNYKNYSMESRTHFRIQAATLQAKSSLENGNRSMVSSMPL from the exons ATGCTTCCTACCAGGATCCTGCGGCTGCTAGAGTTCGTGGGGTTTTCAGGAAACAAG GACTACGGGCTGCtgcagctggaggagggggcatcGGGGCACAGCTTCCGCGCCGTGCTCTGTGTCATGCTGCTGCTGTGCTACCACACCTTCCTCACCTTTGTGCTCG GCACTGGGAACGTCAACATCGCGGAGGCAGAGAAGCTCTTGAGACCCTACCTGAAGCGATACCCTAAG GGCGCCATCTTCCTGTTCTTTGCGGGGCGGATTGAAGCCATTAAAGGCAATGTTGACGCG GCCATCCGGCGGTTCGAGGAGTGCTGCGAGGCCCAGCAGCACTGGAAGCAGTTCCACCACATGTGCTACTGGGAGCTGATGTGGTGCTTCACCTACAAGGGCCAGTGGAAGATGGCCTACTTCTACGCAGACCTGCTCAGCAAGGAGAACTCCTGGTCCAAG GCCACCTACATCTACATGAAGGCCGCCTACCTCAGCATGTTTGGGAAGGAGGACTACAAGCCGTTCGGGGATGACGAAGTGGAGTTGTTTAG AGCTGTGCCGGGCCTGAAACTCAAGATTGCTGGGAAATCTCTACCCACAGAGAAGTTTGCCATCCGGAAGTCCAGACGCTACCTCTCCCCAAAACCTATCTCATTGCCCATCCCTGCTCTG gaaaTGATGTACATTTGGAATGGCTACGCTGTGATTGGGAAGCAGCCGGAACTCACAGACGGGATACTTGAGATTATCACCAAGGCTGAAGAGTTGCTGGAAAAGGGCCCAG AGAATGAGTACTCAGTGGATGATGAGTGCTTGGTGAAGCTGCTGAAAGGCCTGTGTCTGAAATATCTGGGCCGTGTCCAGGAGGCCGAGGAGAATTTCAGGAGCATCTCTGCCAA CGAAAAGAGGATTAAATACGACCACTACTTGATCCCAAATGCCCTGCTGGAGCTGGCCCTGCTGTTTATGGAGCAAGGCAGAAATGAAGAGGCTATCAAACTCTTGGAAACTGCCAA GCAAAATTATAAGAATTATTCCATGGAATCCAGGACACATTTTCGAATCCAGGCAGCCACACTCCAAGCCAAGTCTTCCCTAGAGAATGGCAACAGATCCATGGTTTCATCAATGCCCTTGTAG